Sequence from the Sphingomonas sp. KR3-1 genome:
CGACCGGCCCGACCTGCTGATCTCCGACGTTGTCATGCCGGTGATGGACGGGCCCAGCATGGCCCGGAAGGTCCGCGTCAAATATCCCGACCTGCCGATCCTCTTCATGTCGGGATATGCCGAGGAGCAATTGCGCAAGTCGATTGATCTGGAGCAAGTTTCCTTCCTGCCCAAACCCTTTTCGGTACAACAACTTGCCGAAGCGGCGCGGGATGTGCTGCCCCCGAAATAAACCCTTGGCGACGGGCGGTTTTCCTGCGATGTGATCGGCCACTATGCCGCAGTCGCAAAAGATACTGATCGTCGAGGACGAGCCGCTCATCGCGATGATGCTCGAGGATTTTCTCGATGCGCTCGACCGCGGCGTCGCCGGCACGGCGGACAGCGTCGCCACTGCGCTCGAAGTGATCGAGGCGGGCGGCGTCGATGCCGCGATCATGGACGTGAACCTGCGCGGCGGCGAGACCAGCTGGCCGATCGCCGATGCGCTGACCGCGCGCGGCATCCCCTTCGTGCTCGCCACCGGCGGGGCAGGGGACATGATCGCCGAGGCCTATCGCAACCGCCCGGTGCTCTCCAAGCCGTTCACGATGGACAGCGTCGAGAAGGCGCTCGACAGCCTCTTCGCGGCGAGCTGAGCCTCACTCCCGTAACAGCTGATCGACGCTCTTGCCCGAGGCCAGCGTCGTCGCGACCTTCCGCCGCGCATCATGATAGGCCAGCCCGGGCGTCTGCGTTCCCGCCGCCTTCAGCGAAGCGGCCTGCGCATCGGATAGGCTGCTCTCCTGCGCCACGAAGTCGCAATAGCCCTCCACCTTCCAGGTGGCGAAGCTGCGTGCCGCCAGCCCGTAGCGCCGGTTGATCAGCAGGTGGACGGTCTCGTGCGCGATCGTGCCGCTCAGCGTGCGCCGGTTGCCGATCGCGGCGCCGTTGCGGACCGCGTCCTCGGCGCTCGACGCCTGGTTGAGCACGATGCTGCTCGAGAAGGGCCGCGTCACGGCAAAGGCGCCGTGCGAGCTCGGCAGCGATAGCAGTGCCCAGCGCCAGCCGCCATCGGTGAGATAGATCGCGCGCGGCCCCAGCGGCGCGGCGATCGCGCTGGCTGCGTCGAGCCTGGCAGCGCGATCGAGGATCGCCTGCATCCGCGGCGCGATCGGATCGACCGAATAGACGGTGACCTCGCCGAACTGCGCGCGGTGCGGGAAGGCGAGCACCGACGGCGCGTAGAGCATCGTGCCCAGCGCGGCGGCGGTCCCGACGGCGATGCCGCCCAGCCAGCGGTTCCAGGTGCGAAGATCGGCCATGATTCCCTCCCGTGCGGCCACGCTGCCCAAGCGCGCCGGGTATGTCGAGGCCGAAAGCTAGTCCACCAGCCACACCGGATCCCCGATCCGGATCAGCCCCGGCCGCGCCGGCCCCGCATAGACGCCGTATGCATTGCCGAACGCCTGCGCGACCGTGCGCAGCACGCGCGGCTCCTTGGCGCCGGTCACCGGGTCGATCGTCACGATCACGCAGCGGGCGATCGGGTCGGCGCATTGCACCACGGCCCCGTCCTCCTCTCCGCCGAACGCCAGCCGCCGACCCTGCCACTGCGTCGCCGGCAGGTCGCTCTCGACGATCACGTTGATCCGGAAGCGGGCGATGTCGAGCGTGCAGCCATGCGCCGCCTCGAGCGCGGCGTGTCCGGCAGTCGACTGGATCGAGACCGGCATCGAATCATAGCAGCCGCGCGCCACCTGGATCAGCGATGCCGGTTCGCCTGCGCCCGCCTCGAGATGCCCTTTGAGCAGCGGGTCGTGGAGCGAGAGCGTCGCGCCGTCGGGCGTCTCCACCAGCACTGCGCTCGTCTTGGGCTTGCCGGGATCGGCGAAGCGCGCGCGGTGCAGCACCATCGCCGGCACTTCGCGCGCCGTCAGCCAGGGAAAGCGCGTGCCGTTGGCGGCGCGGACGAAGGCATATTGCCGGTCGCCCTCGATTCCCTGCCAGTCGAGCTCGGCCACGCCGAGCTGCTCGCCGGCCATCGACTTGACCGGAAAGCGATTGAGCGCGCGAACATGGCCGACGATGCGGGGCATGCGCGCCGGGCTAGCGGCGCTTCGCTCCCGCGGCAATCCGCCTCAGTGCATCCCCCACAGCGCCACATTGGCGGCGCCGCGTCCGCGCCCCCGCGCGTGTCGTACCAGAAATCGACGCGCCGCAGGCTCCGCCGGCCGGCGCCGCGCAGGTCGATCACGCGGCTCTCTCCGCCCTGGGGGATGTTATAGCGCACCGGAATGTTGTCGGGTGCGCCATTGTCATAGGTCACCACCAGCTTGGCCAGCTGCAGCGGCGCGTCGCGCACCTTGAACTTGATCCGGCGGAAATTGTCGTACGGACCCTGCACCCGGATCGTATCGTGATCGGCGGTGAACCGTGCCTAGGTGGCGCCGAGGAAGCGCCAGCTGCCGGCGGGGCCGGGGGCGGGGCGGCTGACCTGCTGCGCGGCGATCGCGCCGGAAGCGGTCATGCCGGCCAGCAGCAGCAAGGGAGCGAATTTCATGAGCGCGTCCTCCGTGTCGCTTGGCCTAGCCGTGCATGCCGGCGCGCGGCATCGGGGATAGCCTTGGCCGCGCCGCGATTTTCCCCCGATCCGCGCCTGGGGGAACGAGAAGAACGATTATGGAACAAAAATTTTCGTTCCGCTCTTGTTCCGTGAGAACAAACGCGATACATGCCGTTCCAACACAGGTTGATGCAGCGTGCTAAACCTTCTAGCGACGGGGACTTCCAATGGCAGCTTCGCTCAAGGTGATTGACGGCAACATGGCGATTTCTTCGGACAAGCAGAAGGCGCTCGACGCCGCACTCGCGCAGATCGACCGCGCATTCGGCAAGGGGTCGGCGATGAAGCTCGGCTCCAAGGAGGCGATGCAGGTCGAGGCGATCTCGACCGGCTCGCTCGGGCTCGACATCGCGCTCGGCGTCGGCGGCCTGCCGCGCGGCCGCGTGATCGAGGTCTATGGCCCGGAAAGCTCGGGCAAGACCACGTTGGCGCTGCATGTCATCGCCGAAGCGCAGCGCACCGGCGGTGTCGCAGCCTTCGTCGATGCCGAGCATGCGCTCGATCCGGTCTATGCCAAGAAGCTGGGCGTCAACATCGACGAGCTGATCGTCTCGCAGCCCGATACCGGCGAGCAGGCGCTCGAGATCGTCGATACGCTGGTCCGCTCGAACGCGATCGACGTGCTGGTGGTCGATTCAGTCGCCGCGCTGGTGCCGCGCGCCGAAATCGAAGGCGAGATGGGCGACAGCCATGTCGGCCTCCAGGCCCGGCTGATGTCGCAGTCGCTGCGCAAGCTCACCGGCTCGATCAGCCGCTCACGCTGCATGGTGATCTTCATCAACCAGCTGCGCATGAAGATCGGCGTGATGTACGGCAATCCGGAGACGACGACCGGCGGCAACGCGCTCAAGTTCTACGCTTCGGTCCGCCTCGACATCCGCCGCACCGGCCAGATCAAGGACCGCGAGGAGATCATCGGCAACACCACCCGCGTGAAGGTGGTGAAGAACAAGGTGGCGCCGCCGTTCAAGCAGGTCGAGTTCGATATCATGTACGGCGAGGGCATCTCGAAGATCGGCGAGATCCTCGATCTCGGCGTCAAGGCCGGGCTCGTCGAGAAGTCGGGCGCCTGGTTCTCGTATGACAGCGTCCGCATCGGCCAGGGCCGCGAGAATTCGAAGAATTTCCTCAAGGACAATGACGAGCTGCGCGAGCGCCTCGAAAAGGCGATCCGCGCGCGCACCGAAAAGGTCGCCGAGGGACTTATGACCGGTCCCGACGCCGATGACGGCGACGACGATCTATAATGGATTTACAGGCCGCGCCCGCGTGCGACGCGTGAGGCAGCGATCACGGGCTCAGACCCATTGGAAGACCCGGCGCGTTGCCCCGCGCCGGGTCTTTCCCGTTGGGGGCCTCGCGCGCACGCGCGTGAATGTCGCGGCTTTTGTGACCTTTCGGACTCCGCGCCGTGTTGGATTGCTTGTGCGGCGGAGCGCGCTTTGGCGTGAACTTCGTGGACTTTGCAGCGGCGCCTGGTGCGGTAGGATGGCCCGATGAAGGCGGTTCTCGATCCCGATCGCGTGCTGGCTGGCGGGCTCGCCGCCATCCGCGGCCAATTCCATGTGCCGGAAGGTTTTCCGCCCGAGGTCCTGGCCGCCGCCGAGGCTGCGGCGCGGCGAGTCCCGGACGCGCATGTCGATCGGACTGCGCTGCCGCTGGTCACGCTCGATCCGGCGCGCTCCACCGATCTCGACCAGGCCTTCACGATCGAGGCCAGCGGCAGCGACTTGCTGCTGCGCTATGCGATCGCCGATGTCGCCTGGTTCGTCCGGGATGGCGACCCGGTCGATGCCGAGGCCTGGCGGCGCGGCGCCACGCTCTATCTGCCCGATGGCAAGGCCGGTCTCTATCCGCCGGTGCTGAGCGAAGGCGCGGCCAGCCTGTTGCCGGATGGCCCGCGCCCGGCGGTGCTGTTCACCGTCCGCGTCGCGCCGGATGGATCGGCGACGCTCGAGGATGCCGAGCGCGCCTTGGTGGCGAGCCGCGCCAAGCTGGGGTACGAAACCGCCACCGCTGCGGACCTGCCGCCGCAATTCGCCGAATTCGCCTGCCGCATCACCGTTGCCGAGGCGCGTCGCGGCGCCGCCCGCGTCGATCCGCCCGAACAGGAAGTCGTCCAGCGCCCCGACGGCGGCTATGCGCTCGCCTTCCGCGCCCGCCACGCTTCCGAGGACCAGAATGCCGCGCTGTCGCTCGCGGCCAACCTCGCCATCGCCGACGTGCTGCGCGCGCACCGAACCGGCCTGTTCCGGGTGATGGCCGAGCCCGATGCCGCGGCGGTGCTGCGCCTGCGCAACACCGCCCGTGCGCTCGGTGTCGCGTGGCCCGAAGCCCAGCCGCTCGCCGCGTTCCGCACCGGCCTCGATGCGGCGGACCCGCACCAGGCCGCGTTGATGCTGGCCATCCGCCGCGCCGGGCAGGGGGCGAGCTATGCGCCGTGGCGCGCGGACGCGCCGCCCTGGCATGCCGCGGTCGCCGCGTCCTATGTCCACGCCACCGCGCCGTTGCGTCGCCTGGCGGATCGCTATGTCATCCGCGCGACGCTGGCGATCATGGCCGGTGACCCGGTGCCCGAAGCCGTCACCCAGGCGTTCGAGCGCCTGCCCCGGGTGATGGGCCGCGCCGATGCGCTCGGCGGCCAGATCGACCGCGCCGTGATCGACCTTGCCGAGGCGGTGATGCTCGACGGCCGCGAGGGCGAGACCTTCGCGGCCGTCGTCACCGATATCGATGCCCGCGGCGCGCGGATGCAGCTCGCCGACCTGCCGGTGGTCACGCGGATCGATGCGCCGGGCGCCGCGCCGGGCAGTCCGCTCAGCGTCCGCCTCGTCGATGCCGATCCAGCCAATCGCGCGGTCCGGTTCGAAGCCGTGGGAGCCCAGCCATGATCCCTGCCGATCCCGCCGACATCGACGCGACCGGGGCGCAGGTAGAGGCTTTCATCGCGCGCTTCACGCCCGACATCGCCGAGCGCGTCCGCGCCGGCCGCGCCGTGCTCCGGGCGCGGCTGCCCGGTGCCAACGAGCTGGTCTATGACAATTACAACGCGCTTGCGATCGGCTATGCGCCCGGCCTGAAGAGCACCGGCGCGATCCTCAGCCTGGCGGTCTATCCGCGCAACATCCTGCTCTATTTCCTGCCCGGCATCGGCCTGCCCGATCCGGAAGGCATGCTCCAGGGCGACGGCCGGCAGGGTCGCTATGTCTGCCTCACGCAGGTCGCGCTGCTCGACGAACCCGCGATCCGCGCGCTGATCGCCGCCGCGTTCGATCAGGCGTCGGCGCCCTTGCCGCCGGCCGGCGGACGTACCATCGTCAAGTCGATCGCGGCCCGGCAACGCCCGCGCCGCCCAGGGGAGCCTGCATGACCGTCATCGTCCACCATCTCGAAAATTCCCGCTCGCAGCGCGTGCTCTGGCTGCTCGAGGAGTTGGGGCTGCCCTATGAGGTCAAGCGCTATGAGCGGAACAAGGCGACGATGCTCGCCCCGCCCGAGTTGCGCCGCATCCATCCGCTCGGCAAGTCGCCGGTGATCGAGCATGGCGGCAACGTCATCGCCGAGACCGGGGCGATCGTCGAATATCTCGTCGAGCTCGGCGACGGGCGGCTCGGCAAGCCCGGCCACCGCGAGGATGCGCTGCGCTGGCGGCACTTCCTCCATTATGCCGAGGGTTCGCTGATGCCGCCGCTGTTCACCAAGCTGGTGCTGAGCCGGGTGCCCTTGTTCGGCAAGATGGCGCAGAAGAAGTTCCAGCCGATGATCGACGTGCATCTCGACTATGTCGAAGCCGAGCTGGCCGCGCGGCCCTGGTTCGCCGGACCCGACTTCACTGCGGCCGATGTGATGATGAGCTTCCCCCTCGAAGCCGCGGTCGCTCGCGCCGGCGCCACCCAGGGCCGGCCGAACCTCGCCGCCTGGCTCGACCACATCCACGCCCGCCCGGCCTACCAGGCCGCCCTCGCCGCCGGCGGGCCCTATGCCTATGCCTGATCGCGGAAGGCGAGATCGTCGCAGGCGGGGCAGGGGGCGTCCTCGCCGGCGATCAGCCCCTGGCAGCGCGGGCAGAGGCTGCGGTTGCGGGGCTGGAGCGCGTGATCGACGGTGACGCGCTGGTCGAACACGAAGCACTCGCCCTGCCAGCGGCTCTGCTCGGGCGGGACCTGCTCGAGATAGGCGAGGATGCCGCCCTTGAGGTGGTAGACCTCGTCCAGCCCCTCGGCCTTGAGGAAGGCGGTAGACTTCTCGCAGCGGATGCCGCCGGTGCAGAACATCGCGACGCGCGGCATCGCCCCGGCCTTTTCGCGCTCCTCGCGGAAGCGGCGGAACCAGGCGGGGAACTCGCGGAAGCTGCGCGTCTCCGGGTCGATCGCGCCGCTGAAGCTGCCCAGAGCGACCTCATAGGCGTTGCGGGTGTCGATCACGATCGTATCGGGGGCGTCGATCAGCGCGTTCCAGTCCTCTGGCGCGACATAATGGCCGACGCCGGTGAGCGGATCGATGTCGGGCTCGCCC
This genomic interval carries:
- a CDS encoding response regulator, with the translated sequence MPQSQKILIVEDEPLIAMMLEDFLDALDRGVAGTADSVATALEVIEAGGVDAAIMDVNLRGGETSWPIADALTARGIPFVLATGGAGDMIAEAYRNRPVLSKPFTMDSVEKALDSLFAAS
- a CDS encoding MOSC N-terminal beta barrel domain-containing protein; translated protein: MPRIVGHVRALNRFPVKSMAGEQLGVAELDWQGIEGDRQYAFVRAANGTRFPWLTAREVPAMVLHRARFADPGKPKTSAVLVETPDGATLSLHDPLLKGHLEAGAGEPASLIQVARGCYDSMPVSIQSTAGHAALEAAHGCTLDIARFRINVIVESDLPATQWQGRRLAFGGEEDGAVVQCADPIARCVIVTIDPVTGAKEPRVLRTVAQAFGNAYGVYAGPARPGLIRIGDPVWLVD
- the recA gene encoding recombinase RecA — translated: MAASLKVIDGNMAISSDKQKALDAALAQIDRAFGKGSAMKLGSKEAMQVEAISTGSLGLDIALGVGGLPRGRVIEVYGPESSGKTTLALHVIAEAQRTGGVAAFVDAEHALDPVYAKKLGVNIDELIVSQPDTGEQALEIVDTLVRSNAIDVLVVDSVAALVPRAEIEGEMGDSHVGLQARLMSQSLRKLTGSISRSRCMVIFINQLRMKIGVMYGNPETTTGGNALKFYASVRLDIRRTGQIKDREEIIGNTTRVKVVKNKVAPPFKQVEFDIMYGEGISKIGEILDLGVKAGLVEKSGAWFSYDSVRIGQGRENSKNFLKDNDELRERLEKAIRARTEKVAEGLMTGPDADDGDDDL
- a CDS encoding RNB domain-containing ribonuclease; this translates as MKAVLDPDRVLAGGLAAIRGQFHVPEGFPPEVLAAAEAAARRVPDAHVDRTALPLVTLDPARSTDLDQAFTIEASGSDLLLRYAIADVAWFVRDGDPVDAEAWRRGATLYLPDGKAGLYPPVLSEGAASLLPDGPRPAVLFTVRVAPDGSATLEDAERALVASRAKLGYETATAADLPPQFAEFACRITVAEARRGAARVDPPEQEVVQRPDGGYALAFRARHASEDQNAALSLAANLAIADVLRAHRTGLFRVMAEPDAAAVLRLRNTARALGVAWPEAQPLAAFRTGLDAADPHQAALMLAIRRAGQGASYAPWRADAPPWHAAVAASYVHATAPLRRLADRYVIRATLAIMAGDPVPEAVTQAFERLPRVMGRADALGGQIDRAVIDLAEAVMLDGREGETFAAVVTDIDARGARMQLADLPVVTRIDAPGAAPGSPLSVRLVDADPANRAVRFEAVGAQP
- a CDS encoding glutathione S-transferase gives rise to the protein MTVIVHHLENSRSQRVLWLLEELGLPYEVKRYERNKATMLAPPELRRIHPLGKSPVIEHGGNVIAETGAIVEYLVELGDGRLGKPGHREDALRWRHFLHYAEGSLMPPLFTKLVLSRVPLFGKMAQKKFQPMIDVHLDYVEAELAARPWFAGPDFTAADVMMSFPLEAAVARAGATQGRPNLAAWLDHIHARPAYQAALAAGGPYAYA
- a CDS encoding rhodanese-related sulfurtransferase, yielding MASPDPDNAAAPIRVVALYQFTRFPDVESLRPPLLALCERLGIKGTLLLANEGLNGTVAGSDAAIDALLDHIHALPGCAGLDVKESRAAALPFDRMKVRLKREIVTMGEPDIDPLTGVGHYVAPEDWNALIDAPDTIVIDTRNAYEVALGSFSGAIDPETRSFREFPAWFRRFREEREKAGAMPRVAMFCTGGIRCEKSTAFLKAEGLDEVYHLKGGILAYLEQVPPEQSRWQGECFVFDQRVTVDHALQPRNRSLCPRCQGLIAGEDAPCPACDDLAFRDQA